One Mycolicibacterium goodii genomic region harbors:
- a CDS encoding bifunctional FO biosynthesis protein CofGH, which translates to MALNPEHSADLGVPVVPAPALTPSPAALRRVLRRARDGVALNVDEAAIAMTARGDDLADLCASAARVRDAGLTSAGRLGPNGRLPVSYSRKVFIPVTHLCRDTCHYCTFVTVPGKLRAHGMGMYMEPDEILDVARRGAELGCKEALFTLGDRPEARWEEARQWLDERGYDSTLDYVRAMAIRVLEETGLLPHLNPGVMSWSELSRLKPVAPSMGMMLETTSRRLFETKGEAHYGSPDKDPAVRLRTLDDAGRLSIPFTTGLLVGIGETLVERAETMHAIRRSHKEFGHVQEVIVQNFRAKDRTAMASTPDADIDDFLATVAVTRLVLGPKMRIQAPPNLVSRDECLALVGAGVDDWGGVSPLTPDHVNPERPWPALDELAEVTAEAGYDLVQRLTAQPQYVQAGAAWIDPRVRGHVDALADPDTGYALDVNPVGRPWQEPDEASESLGRTDLHTAIDAEGRLTDTRSDLDSAFGDWESIREKVSELAARAPERIDTDVLSALRSAERDPGGCSDDEYLALATADGPALEAVTALADSLRRETVGDDVTFVVNRNINFTNICYTGCRFCAFAQRKGDADAYSLSVDEVADRAWEAHVAGATEVCMQGGIDPELPVTGYADLVRAVKKRVPSMHVHAFSPMEIANGVTRSGMSIREWLTALREAGLDTIPGTAAEILDDEVRWVLTKGKLPTSMWIEVITTAHEVGLRSSSTMMYGHVDQPRHWVGHLNVIKSIQDRTGGFTEFVPLPFVHQSSPLYLAGGARPGPTHRDNRAVHALARIMLHGRIDHIQTSWVKLGIERTQVMLRGGANDLGGTLMEETISRMAGSENGSAKTVEELVAIAEGIGRPARQRTTTYAPLAA; encoded by the coding sequence GTGGCTTTGAACCCCGAGCACAGCGCCGATCTGGGGGTCCCAGTGGTCCCCGCTCCGGCCCTGACGCCGAGTCCTGCAGCTTTGCGACGTGTGTTGCGCCGAGCCCGCGATGGTGTCGCCCTCAACGTGGATGAGGCCGCGATCGCGATGACGGCGCGCGGTGATGATCTCGCCGATCTGTGCGCCAGCGCGGCCAGGGTCCGCGACGCCGGTCTCACCTCGGCCGGTCGGCTGGGGCCGAACGGTCGGCTGCCGGTGAGTTACTCGCGCAAGGTCTTCATCCCGGTGACGCACTTGTGTCGGGACACGTGCCATTACTGCACTTTCGTGACCGTGCCGGGCAAGCTGCGCGCTCACGGTATGGGCATGTACATGGAGCCCGACGAAATCCTGGACGTTGCCCGTCGGGGAGCTGAACTGGGTTGCAAAGAGGCCCTTTTCACCCTCGGCGACCGTCCCGAGGCGCGGTGGGAGGAAGCCCGCCAGTGGCTCGACGAGCGTGGTTACGATTCCACGCTGGACTACGTGCGGGCCATGGCGATCCGCGTGCTGGAGGAGACCGGGCTGCTGCCGCATCTCAATCCGGGTGTCATGAGCTGGTCGGAGCTGTCACGGCTGAAGCCGGTCGCCCCGTCCATGGGCATGATGCTCGAGACGACGTCGCGGCGGCTGTTCGAGACCAAAGGTGAGGCACACTACGGCAGCCCGGACAAGGATCCCGCGGTGCGTCTGCGCACGCTCGACGATGCCGGACGGCTGTCCATCCCGTTCACCACGGGTCTGCTCGTCGGGATCGGGGAGACCCTGGTCGAGCGGGCCGAGACCATGCACGCGATCCGGCGCTCGCACAAGGAGTTCGGGCACGTCCAGGAAGTGATCGTGCAGAACTTCCGCGCCAAGGATCGCACGGCGATGGCGTCGACCCCCGATGCCGACATCGACGACTTCCTCGCGACCGTCGCGGTGACCCGGTTGGTGCTGGGGCCGAAGATGCGCATCCAGGCGCCGCCGAACCTGGTGTCCCGCGACGAGTGCCTGGCGCTGGTAGGTGCGGGGGTCGATGACTGGGGCGGGGTGTCGCCGCTGACGCCCGACCATGTGAACCCCGAAAGGCCGTGGCCCGCCTTGGATGAGCTGGCCGAGGTGACCGCAGAGGCCGGCTACGACCTGGTGCAGCGGCTGACCGCACAGCCGCAGTACGTGCAGGCCGGGGCGGCGTGGATCGATCCGCGGGTGCGTGGGCACGTCGACGCGCTGGCCGACCCCGACACCGGGTATGCCCTCGATGTCAATCCGGTCGGGCGGCCGTGGCAGGAGCCCGATGAGGCGTCGGAGTCGCTGGGCCGCACCGATCTGCACACCGCGATCGACGCCGAAGGCCGGTTGACGGACACCCGCAGCGATCTCGACAGCGCGTTCGGCGACTGGGAGTCGATCCGCGAGAAGGTCTCCGAGCTGGCCGCTCGCGCTCCCGAACGGATCGACACCGACGTGCTGTCTGCGCTGCGCTCGGCCGAGCGTGACCCGGGCGGATGCAGTGACGACGAGTACCTCGCGCTGGCCACGGCCGACGGCCCGGCGCTGGAAGCCGTTACCGCGCTGGCTGATTCGCTGCGGCGCGAGACCGTCGGTGATGACGTCACGTTCGTCGTCAACCGCAACATCAACTTCACCAACATCTGCTACACCGGCTGCCGATTCTGCGCGTTCGCGCAGCGTAAGGGCGATGCCGACGCGTACTCGTTGTCGGTCGACGAGGTTGCCGACCGCGCGTGGGAGGCCCACGTCGCCGGTGCCACCGAGGTGTGCATGCAGGGCGGCATCGACCCCGAATTGCCGGTCACCGGGTACGCCGATCTGGTGCGTGCGGTCAAGAAGCGCGTGCCGTCGATGCACGTGCACGCGTTCTCGCCGATGGAGATCGCCAACGGCGTGACCCGCAGCGGTATGTCGATCCGTGAATGGCTGACCGCGCTGCGCGAGGCCGGGCTCGACACCATCCCCGGCACCGCGGCCGAGATTCTCGACGACGAGGTCCGCTGGGTGCTCACCAAGGGCAAGTTGCCGACGTCGATGTGGATCGAGGTGATCACCACCGCGCACGAGGTCGGCCTGCGCTCGAGTTCGACGATGATGTACGGCCACGTCGACCAGCCACGGCACTGGGTCGGGCACCTCAATGTCATCAAGTCCATCCAGGACCGCACCGGTGGCTTCACCGAGTTCGTCCCGCTGCCGTTCGTGCACCAGTCCTCGCCGCTGTACCTGGCCGGCGGCGCCCGGCCGGGCCCGACGCACCGTGACAACCGTGCCGTGCACGCGCTGGCCCGGATCATGTTGCACGGCAGGATCGATCACATCCAGACCAGCTGGGTCAAGCTCGGCATCGAGCGCACACAGGTGATGCTGCGTGGTGGCGCCAACGACCTCGGCGGCACGCTCATGGAGGAGACCATCTCCCGCATGGCCGGCTCCGAGAACGGATCGGCCAAGACCGTCGAAGAGCTTGTCGCGATCGCCGAGGGCATCGGCCGTCCCGCCCGCCAGCGCACGACCACCTACGCGCCCCTGGCCGCATAG
- a CDS encoding YceI family protein: MTVAVATDLTAGTWAIDPLHSSISFSVRHLVVSKVRGTFGTFSGAITVAEDGTPSVRAEIAVDSVDTGNEQRDEHLKSADYFDVEKFPVATFVSTGVTPKGDNYVLDGDFTLKGITKPVSLDLVFDGVNPGMGHGAVAGFEATVVLNRKEFGIDIDMPLETGGAVVGENITITLNIEALKQA; the protein is encoded by the coding sequence ATGACCGTTGCGGTAGCCACAGACCTGACCGCGGGCACGTGGGCGATCGACCCGCTGCACTCGTCCATCAGCTTCTCGGTGCGCCACCTCGTCGTCAGCAAGGTGCGCGGGACTTTCGGCACGTTCAGCGGCGCGATCACCGTGGCCGAGGACGGCACGCCGTCGGTCCGCGCGGAGATCGCCGTCGACTCGGTCGACACCGGCAACGAGCAGCGCGACGAGCACCTGAAGTCGGCCGACTACTTCGACGTCGAGAAGTTCCCGGTCGCCACCTTCGTCTCCACCGGCGTCACTCCCAAGGGCGACAACTACGTGCTCGACGGCGACTTCACTCTCAAGGGCATCACCAAACCGGTGAGCCTGGACCTCGTGTTCGACGGTGTCAACCCGGGTATGGGTCACGGCGCTGTCGCGGGTTTCGAAGCGACGGTTGTGCTCAACCGCAAGGAATTCGGCATCGACATCGACATGCCGCTGGAAACCGGCGGTGCGGTGGTCGGTGAGAACATCACCATCACGTTGAACATCGAGGCGCTCAAGCAGGCCTGA